One Castanea sativa cultivar Marrone di Chiusa Pesio chromosome 4, ASM4071231v1 DNA window includes the following coding sequences:
- the LOC142631843 gene encoding 3-oxo-Delta(4,5)-steroid 5-beta-reductase-like, giving the protein MEQEVPNTNTPVALVVGVTGMVGLSLAEALKSPTALGGPWKVYGSARRPKPTWFPSSIPDHYITFDALNFDDTLKHLAPIAHEITHVFWVAIQVRENEESNVAANSTMLENVIKALKSATPSRLCHITLQTGTKHYMGPIFDPVLGTQLVHHEPPFHEDMPRLPYPNFYYALEDVLASYSPSLTYSVHRSSIIVGASSRSFYNALLTLCVYATICKYQGLPFRYPGTKYTWENFCDMSDARVLAEQQIWAAVTDRAKNQAFNCTNGDVYTWKSLWKVCCEVFDIEFVPFDENEKFDWVGMMKKKGRVWDEIVEKYGLYKTNMEEIVCPEAFAAAMHFGFPHVCSMNKSREFGFFGYADTLKSIGMWVGRLRDMKIIP; this is encoded by the exons ATGGAGCAAGAGGTCCCTAACACTAACACACCAGTAGCACTGGTTGTGGGAGTGACAGGCATGGTAGGGTTGAGCTTGGCTGAAGCTTTGAAGAGTCCAACAGCCCTTGGTGGTCCATGGAAAGTCTACGGCTCAGCTCGCCGCCCCAAGCCGACATGGTTCCCTTCCTCCATCCCTGACCATTACATAACTTTTGACGCCTTAAACTTTGATGACACACTCAAACATCTCGCCCCAATAGCCCATGAAATTACCCATGTCTTTTGGGTAGCAATCCAAGTCCGTGAAAATGAAGAATCTAACGTAGCTGCCAACTCTACCATGcttgaaaatgttataaaagcTCTCAAATCAGCCACACCTTCACGGCTATGTCATATAACATTGCAAACCGGAACCAAACATTACATGGGTCCGATCTTTGATCCAGTTCTTGGAACCCAACTTGTGCATCATGAACCTCCAtttcatgaggacatgcctcgACTACCCTACCCTAACTTCTATTATGCCTTAGAAGACGTTTTGGCTTCATACTCACCATCACTCACATATTCTGTGCACCGCTCTTCTATAATAGTTGGTGCATCCTCAAGGAGCTTCTACAATGCATTGCTGACTCTATGCGTGTATGCTACTATCTGTAAATACCAAGGCTTGCCCTTTCGATATCCAG GTACAAAATACACGTGGGAGAATTTCTGTGACATGTCAGATGCACGTGTGTTAGCGGAGCAACAGATTTGGGCCGCGGTGACGGATAGAGCTAAGAACCAAGCCTTTAATTGCACCAATGGTGATGTTTACACGTGGAAGAGCTTATGGAAGGTGTGTTGTGAGGTCTTCGATATTGAGTTTGTGCCATTTGATGAGAATGAAAAGTTTGATTGGGTTgggatgatgaagaagaagggaAGGGTGTGGGATGAGATCGTTGAAAAGTATGGGCTCTATAAGACCAACATGGAGGAAATTGTTTGTCCAGAGGCATTTGCTGCGGCTATGCATTTTGGTTTTCCACATGTTTGTAGCATGAACAAGAGTCGTGAGTTTGGATTTTTTGGGTATGCCGATACATTAAAGAGTATTGGCATGTGGGTAGGGCGATTAAGAGACATGAAAATAATACCCTAG